A stretch of the Archangium violaceum genome encodes the following:
- a CDS encoding oxygenase MpaB family protein — MLFRRTILERIQRLDPERDAQRILVLSWYHDFPWDSRKALEFALFRTFAVPSISGLLDFSGEFVQRTQKRYDDTELLIAEFIEHGYDSERGRRAIRRMNQIHHRFRISNEDYLYVLSTFVFEPRRWIDRFGWRPYSEHERLANWFFWRNVGRMMNIHDIPSTYEAFERFNVEYERAHFRYSESNRRVGEATRELFLSWYLPRPLRQLGQPAVHAMMDDSLREAFGFPPAPLPVRLAVPGLLRARSHALRYFPERKHPRLITRLPHVSYPHGYDIERLGPASSPPQEPHGPGHGG, encoded by the coding sequence ATGCTCTTCCGACGCACCATCCTCGAACGAATCCAGCGGCTCGACCCGGAGAGGGATGCTCAGCGCATCCTCGTCCTGAGCTGGTACCACGACTTCCCCTGGGACAGCCGCAAGGCCCTGGAGTTCGCCCTCTTCCGCACCTTCGCCGTCCCGAGTATCAGCGGCCTGCTCGACTTCTCCGGTGAGTTCGTCCAGCGCACCCAGAAGCGCTATGACGACACCGAGCTGCTCATCGCCGAGTTCATCGAGCACGGCTACGACAGCGAGCGCGGCCGGCGCGCCATCCGGCGGATGAATCAAATCCACCACCGCTTCCGCATCTCCAACGAGGACTACCTCTACGTCCTCTCCACCTTCGTCTTCGAGCCGCGCCGGTGGATCGACCGCTTCGGCTGGCGCCCCTACAGCGAGCACGAGCGCCTGGCCAACTGGTTCTTCTGGCGCAACGTGGGGCGGATGATGAACATCCACGACATCCCCTCCACCTACGAGGCCTTCGAGCGCTTCAACGTGGAGTACGAGCGCGCCCACTTCCGCTACTCGGAGAGCAACCGCCGCGTCGGCGAGGCCACGCGCGAGCTGTTCCTGAGCTGGTACCTGCCCCGGCCGCTGCGCCAGCTCGGCCAGCCCGCCGTCCACGCGATGATGGATGATTCGCTGCGCGAGGCCTTCGGCTTTCCCCCCGCGCCCCTCCCCGTACGGCTCGCCGTGCCGGGCCTGCTGCGCGCCCGGAGCCACGCGCTGCGCTACTTCCCCGAGCGCAAACACCCCCGACTCATCACGCGGCTACCACACGTGAGCTACCCGCACGGATATGACATCGAGCGGCTCGGCCCCGCGAGCTCGCCCCCCCAGGAGCCACACGGCCCGGGACACGGCGGGTGA
- a CDS encoding M20/M25/M40 family metallo-hydrolase: MPSALPLSAALLSLLTAPPKAPATATKDTGPSPQVAERLIGAALTEGHAYARLAELTDGIGPRLSGSEGAEAAVQWAKRSFEADGVKVWLEPVKVPRWVRGEESARVLASNRFREHPLSIMALGGSVGTPAGGLTAEVIEVRSFEEVAALGDKVKGKIVFFNHAMAEAADYGRYAGLRTRGASVAAKAGAVGALVRSLATASLRSPHTGAMRYEDGVAQVPSAAVSVEDAELLHRLLAGGPVKVELKLGCKTLPDADSFNVVAEVKGRERPQEVVLLGAHLDSWDVGTGAHDDGAGVTMVMETARLLAKLKPAPRRTVRVVLFMNEENGLRGGRAYAEAHAAELANHVAALEMDSGGGRPLGVALRAGPGGEELVRPWLRPLEALGAGRLLPGEAGGADISPLIPARVPFVGVRVDSSRYFDVHHSHADTLDKVDPKDLAQSTAALAWVSYVLAEVPGVLPRPEAPPAEAPKAPAAPVGAPKPSAP, encoded by the coding sequence GTGCCCTCGGCCCTTCCCCTGTCCGCCGCGCTGCTTTCCCTGCTCACCGCCCCGCCGAAGGCCCCGGCGACCGCGACGAAGGACACGGGCCCCTCGCCGCAGGTGGCGGAGCGGCTCATCGGCGCGGCGCTCACGGAAGGCCATGCCTATGCGCGCCTGGCCGAGCTGACCGACGGCATCGGTCCGCGCCTGTCCGGCTCGGAGGGCGCCGAGGCCGCGGTGCAGTGGGCGAAGCGGAGCTTCGAGGCGGACGGCGTGAAGGTGTGGCTGGAGCCGGTGAAGGTGCCGCGCTGGGTGCGAGGTGAGGAGAGTGCCCGGGTGCTCGCCTCGAACCGGTTCCGAGAGCACCCGCTGTCCATCATGGCGCTGGGCGGCAGCGTGGGGACGCCCGCGGGGGGCCTCACCGCCGAGGTCATCGAGGTGCGCTCGTTCGAGGAGGTAGCGGCCCTGGGTGACAAGGTGAAGGGGAAGATCGTCTTCTTCAACCACGCCATGGCCGAGGCCGCGGACTACGGCAGATACGCGGGGCTGCGCACGCGGGGCGCGTCGGTGGCGGCGAAGGCGGGGGCGGTGGGGGCGCTGGTGCGCTCGCTGGCCACGGCGTCGCTGCGCTCACCGCACACGGGGGCCATGCGCTACGAGGACGGCGTGGCGCAGGTGCCGTCCGCGGCGGTGTCGGTGGAGGACGCGGAGCTGCTGCACCGGCTGCTGGCGGGCGGGCCGGTGAAGGTGGAGCTGAAGCTGGGCTGCAAGACGCTGCCGGACGCGGACTCCTTCAACGTGGTGGCCGAGGTGAAGGGCCGCGAGAGGCCCCAGGAGGTGGTGCTGCTCGGGGCGCACCTGGACTCGTGGGACGTGGGCACGGGCGCGCACGACGACGGCGCGGGCGTGACGATGGTGATGGAGACGGCGCGGCTGCTCGCGAAGCTGAAGCCGGCGCCGCGGCGCACGGTGCGCGTGGTGCTCTTCATGAACGAGGAGAACGGCCTGCGCGGGGGCAGGGCCTACGCCGAGGCGCACGCGGCGGAGCTGGCCAACCACGTGGCGGCGTTGGAGATGGACTCGGGAGGTGGCAGGCCGCTGGGCGTGGCGCTGCGCGCGGGCCCCGGGGGCGAGGAGCTGGTGCGTCCGTGGCTGCGTCCGCTCGAGGCGCTGGGGGCGGGCAGGCTGCTCCCGGGCGAGGCGGGAGGCGCGGACATCTCGCCGTTGATTCCGGCGCGAGTGCCCTTCGTGGGCGTGCGGGTGGACAGCAGCCGCTACTTCGACGTGCACCACTCGCACGCGGACACGCTGGACAAGGTGGACCCGAAGGACCTGGCGCAGAGCACGGCGGCGCTGGCGTGGGTGAGCTACGTGCTGGCCGAGGTGCCGGGCGTGCTGCCCCGCCCCGAGGCTCCTCCGGCCGAGGCCCCGAAGGCTCCGGCCGCGCCGGTGGGAGCCCCGAAGCCGTCGGCCCCCTGA
- a CDS encoding SGNH/GDSL hydrolase family protein, whose amino-acid sequence MIRPRLPWLLPILAMAGCAPFEPWFDYNSNDEKIQHIGRIDWKTPDGPTYAYPGVTHRFRCNCTGVDVAFKDLGGGGESNTNWVNIIVDGETKAKVELKQDAELLRGVRGLKKGEHTIEIVKRTGPHAGSVRFLGVSLQGVLVDPPGWRPKKLEVIGDSITCGYGNEERIPPGPDYTGPNTGYHAKNEDVSQAYGTLLGRRFDAEVVTTCLLGAGIYRNVDGATEGKAFPYVYERIYPNREDSEAPRFDTTLFSPDLIVINLGNNDFNVLDESGTPSAPPKEAFQTAYENFVRKLRELYPAAKIVCTIGPTMNDTYPEGRNHWTLAREYISEMVKSLGDPNVLYFAYDTASIPSDTYGEDWHPTAEGHAAMADQLSTFIEQHGGL is encoded by the coding sequence ATGATCCGCCCCCGCCTTCCCTGGCTGCTGCCGATCCTCGCCATGGCCGGCTGCGCGCCGTTCGAGCCCTGGTTCGACTACAACTCGAATGACGAGAAGATTCAGCACATCGGGCGCATCGACTGGAAGACCCCCGACGGGCCCACGTATGCCTACCCGGGCGTCACCCACCGCTTCCGCTGCAACTGCACCGGCGTGGACGTGGCATTCAAGGACCTGGGCGGGGGCGGAGAGTCGAACACCAACTGGGTCAACATCATCGTCGACGGCGAGACGAAGGCGAAGGTCGAGCTGAAGCAGGACGCGGAGCTGCTGCGCGGCGTGCGCGGCCTGAAGAAGGGCGAGCACACCATCGAGATCGTCAAGCGCACCGGGCCCCATGCCGGCAGCGTCCGGTTCCTCGGCGTCAGCCTGCAGGGCGTCCTCGTGGATCCCCCCGGCTGGCGCCCGAAGAAGCTCGAGGTCATCGGCGATTCCATCACCTGCGGCTACGGCAACGAGGAGCGCATCCCCCCCGGCCCCGACTACACCGGGCCCAACACAGGCTACCACGCGAAGAACGAGGACGTGTCCCAGGCGTATGGCACCCTGCTCGGCCGCAGGTTCGACGCCGAGGTGGTGACCACGTGCCTATTGGGTGCCGGCATCTACCGCAACGTCGATGGCGCGACGGAGGGCAAGGCGTTCCCCTACGTCTACGAGCGCATCTACCCCAACAGGGAGGACAGCGAGGCGCCGCGCTTCGACACGACGTTGTTCTCCCCCGACCTCATCGTCATCAACCTGGGCAACAACGACTTCAACGTGCTCGACGAGAGCGGCACGCCGAGCGCTCCGCCCAAGGAGGCCTTCCAGACGGCCTACGAGAACTTCGTCCGGAAGCTGCGCGAGCTGTACCCCGCGGCGAAGATCGTCTGCACCATCGGTCCGACGATGAATGACACCTACCCGGAAGGCCGCAATCACTGGACCCTGGCGCGGGAGTACATCTCGGAGATGGTCAAATCCCTGGGAGACCCCAACGTCCTCTATTTCGCCTACGATACCGCGTCCATCCCGAGCGACACGTACGGCGAGGACTGGCACCCCACCGCCGAGGGCCACGCGGCCATGGCCGACCAGTTGTCCACGTTCATCGAGCAACACGGCGGCCTCTGA
- a CDS encoding universal stress protein, which yields MSKIHRILVPVDFSETSKRALDYAYFFANRFDAKLDVLHVWRPSEYAGDEMVVLTRSEPELTLSTFLRNHADQQLSAFLKNVPHSKQMLEAGEPAHVIAKVAAEGGYDLIVMGTHGRTGLSHMMMGSVAEKVVRLASCPVLTYRTPVEK from the coding sequence ATGAGCAAGATCCATCGAATCCTCGTGCCAGTCGACTTCTCCGAGACCTCGAAGCGGGCCTTGGACTACGCGTACTTCTTCGCGAACCGTTTCGACGCGAAGCTGGACGTGTTGCACGTGTGGCGGCCGTCCGAGTACGCGGGCGACGAGATGGTGGTGCTCACGCGCAGCGAGCCCGAGCTCACGCTGTCCACCTTCCTGCGCAACCACGCGGATCAACAGCTCTCGGCCTTCCTGAAGAACGTGCCGCACTCGAAGCAGATGCTGGAGGCGGGTGAGCCCGCGCACGTCATCGCGAAGGTGGCGGCGGAGGGCGGGTATGACCTCATCGTGATGGGCACACACGGGCGCACGGGCCTGTCGCACATGATGATGGGCAGCGTGGCCGAGAAGGTCGTCCGGCTGGCGTCCTGCCCGGTGCTCACGTATCGCACTCCCGTGGAGAAATAG